CATTGCTTTACCGGCAATCAGAAGGAGGCCGAAGAACTCCTCTCCTTCGATAAGTTTGTATTGGGCGTCGGTGGCGTATCTACTTTCAAGAGCAGCCATCTCAGAGAAGACCTACCTGCCGTAGTTCCTCTGGATCGCATCGTGCTGGAGACAGACAGTCCGTATATGGCGCCTGTTCCTTATCGTGGCAAGCGTAACGAGAGTGCTTTCGTGGTAGAAGTGATGAAGACGCTCGCCAAGGCTTATGGCGTAAGCGAAGAGGAGTTTGCCCGGCAGACCAACCTCAATGCAGAGCGGGTTTTTCCGCTTTCCGTATCGCAAGTATAGGACGCAAGCGTTCAAAACTCCTTAAATAAACATAAAAAAACAATGAAAGTTATGGTATTTCGGAGGAAAAGCAATAATTTTGCACTTCGAAATTGTTGCGGCAGCATGTTGCGGCGATTAAGAAGAGTTCTTCGGAATATGGAAAGGTGCTCGAGTGGCTGAAGAGGCACGCCTGGAAAGCGTGTAACCGGCAAAACCGGTTCGGGGGTTCGAATCCCCCTCTTTCCGCTTTTATATATATAATAAGGTATATGAAGAAAAATACAGCTATTGCACGTTTTGCAATATTGGTTTTCACATGGATGTGTTCTCTGCCTATGATGGCTCAAGAAGAGAACATGGGATTTCATCAAGCTCTTAAGACAAAGTTTATAGAGGGTAATGCGGGATTTATGTCTCTCGTTGCCATCGCCCTCATCGTAGGTATGGCTTTCTGTATCGAGCGCATCATCTATCTGAGTCTTTCTGAAATCAACGCCAAGAAGTTGATGCAGGATATCGACCAGAAGGTGTCGGCGGGAGATGTGGAAGGGGCTAAGACGCTCTGCCGGAATACCCGCGGACCGGTGGCTTCTATCTGCTACCAGGGTTTGATGCATATCAGCGAGAGTCTTGATGACATCGAGCGCTCGGTAAGCGGATATGGTACCGTTCAGGCGGCTAACCTGGAGAAGGGATGCTCCTGGATCAAACTCTTTATCGCTATGGCGCCATCGCTCGGATTCCTCGGAACCGTGATAGGTATGGTCATGTCGTTCGACCAGATTCAGCAGGCGGGCGATATCAGTCCTACTATCGTTGCTTCGGGTATGAAAGTGGCGCTCATCACTACCATCTTCGGTATCATCGTAGCCCTCATCCTTCAGGTTTTCTATAACTACATCCTTTCAAAGGTGGAGCACCTGACAAGCCAGATGGAGGAGTCGGCGGTTACTTTAATGGATATTATTGCCAAGAATAAATAAACGAAGAGAGAAATGGTTAAATTTCAATTTTCAAAGCAGAAGACGAAGTCGGCCGAAAAGATATCGCAGCAGGTGTTCTATATCATGATAGGACTGGCGGTGCTGGTTTTCGGTCTGTTCTTTTTGGTAGGCTACGATTTGCCTTTCGAAGAGAACCCCGACTTTAATGCGCCTCTCTTTACCGATGTGCTCATCCTGCTGATGTGGCTCTTCCTGATAGGAGGTACAGGTCTGGCAGTCTTTTCGATGATCAGAGATTATCGCAGCAGCAAGTCGGAGGCTGTAGTGAATGGCATTCCCGTGCGTCGCATCTTCCGCATCACATGGATCGGAACTTTGGCAGTTTTGCTGCTTACCTTCTTTTTGGGCGGTTCTGCTCCGATGCTCATCAATGGCGAGAATTATGCCGACTGGCTCTGGCTCAAACTTTCAGATATGTTTGTCATCACATCGCTCCTGATGCTGGTGGCAGGAATCGGTGCCGTCTGTTTCGGTGCCACACGTTATATTCGGAAGAAAAACTAAAGAGAGTGCTTTGGGCTCTCTATTCTATAAATAAGGATTAAATATGCTGATTAGAAGGAAGCAACACGAAACCCCGGGACTGAATACCACATCTACAGCCGACATCTCGTTCATGCTGTTGATATTCTTCCTTGTCACCACATCAATGGATGTGGATAAGGGACTGTTGCGCCAACTCCCTTCACCTGAACCGCAGAAGAAGGAACAACAGCAGTCGGTGGTAGACAAGGCTAACCTCATGGAGCTGCGCCTGACGGCTGGCGATACGCTTTTGGTCAACGGTAAGCCGATGCAGGTGAGCCAGCTCAAGGAAGAAACCATCCGCTTTGTACACCGCCTGGGCAAGAAACATCTCATCTCTATCGAGAGTGACCGCGATGCCGACTATAATCTCTATTTCCAGATGCAGAATCAGCTGATGGAAGCATATAGCCAGCTACGCAACGAAACAGCCCAGAAGAAATATCACAGGGATTATGCCCTCTTGAACAATGACCAGAAAGAACAGGTGCGCAACATCTGTCCGCAGCGCATCACAGAGTCGTATGCCAACGCAATGACTCATGCCGACCAGCGTGTTGATGTCAATGCTGAAGAAAAGCAAGGGGAAGAAAATTCGACAGAAACAGCTACAGAACAGCAGAAAGGAGGTAAACAATGATGAATTTTCATAAGAAATCGCATGAAGTGCCAGGGTTGAATACATCTTCTCTGCCAGACCTCATTTTCTCCGTACTGTTCTTCTTTATGATTGTTACCCACATGCGCCAGGTTACCTTGAAGGTAGACTGCCGTTTGCCACAAGGTAAGGAACTCACCCGCCTGACCAAGAAATCGGCGGTGAGCCATATTTATATAGGTAAGCCAACCAAAGAGATGCAGGCAAAGTATGGTACCGGTACCCAGATTCAGTTGAATGATAAGTTTGCTTCGGCTCCCGAAGTGATGGATTACATTTCGGCAGAAAAGAAGCGTATGTCACCGGAAGACCAGAAGCTGATGACCGTATCAATCAAAGCAGATCAGGAAACCAAGATGGGTGTGATAACCGACGTAAAGCAGGCTTTGCGCCAGGCAAAAGCACTAAAAATCAGTTATTCTGCCACAGAAAAAGGAAAATAATATTAATTTATCATGTTTTTCTCTTAAAAAATTGCTTTTATTAATTTTTTGTATTATCTTTGCAAGCAAATTATTAGTATTATGTCAAAACAAATTTTAGATTCATTAGATAGGCAGATTCTGAAGCTGATTTCTCAGGATGCCCGTATTCCATTTTTGGAAGTGGCACGCGCTTGCAATGTGAGCGGTGCTGCCATTCATCAGCGTGTTGCTAAACTTACAAATCTTGGTATCATCAAGGGTTCACAATTCATCATTGACCCAGAAAAGATAGGTTACGAAACTTGTGCTTATATGGGACTCTATCTGAAGGAGCCTGAGAAGTTTGACCAGGTTGTAGAGGAGTTGAAGAAGATTCCTGAGGTTGTAGAGTGTCACTATACTACAGGTGGTTTTGATATGTTTATCAAGATTTACGCGCTGAACAACCACCATCTCCTGGAAATCATCCACGACAAGTTGCAGCCACTGGGATTGTCTCGCAGCGAGACCATCATCTCTTTCAATGCATCTATCAACCGCCAGCTTTCTATGCAGGATCTCAAGAGTTTCAACGATGATGAAGAGGAAACTGATGAGGAGGCTGCAGCAGAGAAATAAGATATAAAAAGAAAAAAAGCAGTAGCACCCTGCGGGATTACTGCTTTCTATAAAGGGTGAGGAATGTGAACGGTAAGCCGTTTTCATTCCTCATTTCTTTTTCTGTCACTTCCCATTCTGCCGGATTGATTTCCGGAAAGAAGGTATCGGCATGTTCAGGTTCCTTTTCTACGATTGTGAGATAAAGCTTGTCTGCAAAAGGCAAAGCCTGTTCATATATGCTGGCTCCTCCGATGATGAAACATTCATCTGAAGCTTCTTTGCTTCCAACCGTTTCTTTGTTTCCAACCTCTTCTTTCCTTGCTGCCTCTTCTTTCCTTGCTGCCAGCGCTTCTTCCAGAGAGGTGTATACTTCGCACCCTGTTATCTGCTCTCTTGTCTTCGAGATAACAATATTACGGCGGTTGGGCAAGGCTCCGTTAGGCAGCGACTCAAATGTCTTCCTGCCCATGATGATCGTATGTCCGGTTGTGAGCATACGAAATCGGGTCATGTCTGATGGGATGGCGTAGAGCAACCGGTTCTTGTACCCGATAGCTCTATGCACTTTTGATATACAGGCGATGATGCTGAGCATTTTTTTATTTTAATGTTAAGTGTTAAATGTTAAATGTTGAATTATTCATTCTTGCTGTAAACTATTAACTATAAACAGCTCTCCCGTCCCGTGGCTGCTCTTGATCTTCCACTCCTGCGGATAGAGGTTGTTGGCACGGTTGCCAATGTTCTTTTCCCAGCCTATCGGAACCTGTCTGTAGGTTATCAGAACATAACCCTTAGGCGTATCGGCAGGCAGATTCACAGCCTCCTTGCGAAGGTAGCGGATGGCATCATCGTAGGATAACTCCACCTGTGGGAAGTGATCTTTGTTGAGCATCGTAGAGAGAGCGAGAGCCTGGTCGGGAATGAGACCCTTTCCCTTGTCTGTTCCCAGTTTCACACCGGCATGCAGCACCTTCAGGTTCTTTTCAGCCTGGTCGTAGATGTCTTTCCATCTGCCCGGAATGGCGTAAACCGTCTCGTTGCTCTCTGCAGGCATCCATTCCGTATCAGCCTTCAGCCAGCCGTCCGGAATCTCCGGTCCCTTTCCTTTAGCCACCTTCTTGTCTTTCTTCTTCTTATCCTTCCTGTTCTCCTTGGCTGAAGAACCGGCTTCCCATTCGCCCTCTTTCTTCAGAATCGCCATAAACAGACCTTCGCCTCGCGAAACGCCAGGAATGAACCGGTAAACAGGGAAGTCGGTGCCCGTGAGGTTGCGGGTGATGTTCCATGCATCTTCTACACCCTCCAGTGCCATCACTTCAGCGCCAAGTTCTTCGCATATCCAGTCCACGTTCTCCTCATCTTCGTGCGCATTGAAGGTGCAGGTAGAGTAAATCAGGATACCGCCTGGCTTCAGACAGTTCCAGATATCCGATACGATTTCGCGCTGCAGCTGCCAGCAGTTGTTCACATTCTGGGTACTCCATTCGCCGATAGCCCCTTCATCTTTGCGGAACATTCCTTCGCCGGAGCAGGGAACATCTGTAAGAATCACATCAAACTGCAACTTCGATTTCTTGTAATCGCGGGGATAGTTGTTGGTAACAATCATATCCGGATGACCGAACTTCTGTACGTTCTCGGCAAGAATCTGTGAGCGGGTGCGCATCGGTTCGTTGCTGAAGAGCAGACTCCCTTCCGGCAAGGCAGCTCTTACGGCAGTCGACTTTCCGCCAGGGGCAGCACAGAGATCCAGCATCATCACCGGTTCTTTTACGAACTGTCGGATAGCCATATCAACAAACATAGATGAGGCTTCCTGTACATAATATAAACCGGCATGCAGCAGCGGATCGAAGGTGAATCCGGGACGGGTAGAGAGATAACGGCCGGTTTCCGGACACCAGGGAATCGGTTCGCCATCAGCATCCTTGCATTTAAAAGGATTGATGCGGATACTGGTTGGTGCCTCCTCTTCAAGGATAGCATGCTCCAGACGCTGATACAGCTTTTCGCCCATCAGTACCTGCGTATATGTTCTGAAATCTTCAGGTAATGTCTTCATTCTGTTTCTTTTTCTTTAATTTGTTTGCAAAAATAAGAAATTTTTCGTTTCTTTGCAACTAAATCGCGAAGAGATGCGTCTAAGAAGCAGAAATTTTTCAAATAACAAGGTAAAACAATAAAAAATAATGATATGAAGAAAGCAATATTGGCATTAGCGCTCGTTATGAGCATCGGAGCCACCCAAGTGTCTTTGGCGTCTTCTGCTCCAAAACATCGTTATCATCCAACTACCCAACAGGTAGATTCAAAGGCTGCTCCTGCATCTGCCGCACAGCCATCTGCTTCGAAGGATAAAGACGACGAGGCGTTGGAGGCTTATTCTGATACAACCAGTACAGATTCGGCTAACTATGATGATTATGATGAGAATGATAATAGGTCTGTTCATTCTAGATACAGTTTAGACAACTATGATGATCCGTTCGATTTCATCGGTTCGGTATTTGGTGGCGGAGCGCTGGCTGTTATGATCATTTTCTGCATCATTTTCGGCTTGTTGTTCGTCTTTGCCCCTTTGATTATCGTCTTTCTCATCGTCCGTTATCTGATGCGAAGACACAATGATCGGATGAAACTGGCGGAGATGGCGATGGAAAAGGGCATCAATGTTCCGGAAAGCGACCGGCCGATAGACAAGCAGAGCGATGAGTATCTGGTAAAGCGTGGATTGAGAAATGCCTTCCTGGGAGCCGGCTTGTGTGCCATGTTTGCCTGGTGGGATGCAGATTTCCTGGCTGGCATCGGAGCCCTGGTCTTCTTCTATGGCATCGGTCAGACCGTTATCGGCTCGCTTCCTGCCATCAAGGACTGGTGGAAGAACCGTCACGGCGACCAGGGCACGGGCTATAATGGTACTCCGGTCTAGCAGCCGACATTCAATATATCATGGCTTCTCAATAGGAGGGGGAAGTCACAAGGAAAAGAACAACAATTATTAGTTAATATATATATAAGGTGGAAAAGTTATCCGATATCTCTCTCGTCACGAAGGTGGTGATGCTTCATGACCGCAAGTCGTTCGACCTGCTGGTCAGGAAGTATCAGTCACCCATTCGTGGGTTCTTCCTGCGGCAGACGCTGGGGGATGCGCAGCTGAGTGACGACTTGGCTCAGGATACCTTTGTCAAGGCTTATACCCATCTGTCCGGTTTCAGGGGTACAGCCAGCTTCTCCACCTGGCTCTACCGCATCGCCTATAATGTATGGTATGATTATACTCGCAGTCATAAGGAGACGCAGGACATCGATACGCCTGCCGTTTCCAGTAAGAATGCACAGGGCGCCCATACCGGATTAAAGATGGATTTGCTCAAGGCATTACAGATATTGAATGAAAATGAACGTACATGCATCACGCTGCAGCTGATGGATGGACTCTCTATAGATAAGATTGCAGAGGTGACGGGATTGGCGCAAGGTACCATCAAGTCGCATCTCTCTCGAGGAAAACAGAAACTTGCAAGTTACTTAAAACAGAATGGTTATGACCGATAAGATAAATGATAAGAAGTTGAAGAGCATGAAAGGGGAACCGTTGAACCCTCAGGATGAAGAACTCTTGCAGATGTTCTTTTCCGATTGCCAGATGTCAGAGATTCCTGATGACGGATTCTCCGACAGGGTGATGCAGGCATTGCCGGCTTTACCCGAAACTGATACTGCGATGTCGCTGGTTAAGCGCCAGCGCCTGGAACATTTATGGACGGCAGCCTGTGTGGCAGCAGGCATCATCATAGCAGTAGTCTGTCAGGGATGGGAGCAGATTCAGGGATGGCTTTTCTCTATGAAGATAGATTTCCTCCTTTCCGGTTCGCGTGTTCTTACGCATGTGGCAGATTCCATCGCCCACTCTCAGAATC
This Segatella copri DSM 18205 DNA region includes the following protein-coding sequences:
- a CDS encoding MotA/TolQ/ExbB proton channel family protein yields the protein MCSLPMMAQEENMGFHQALKTKFIEGNAGFMSLVAIALIVGMAFCIERIIYLSLSEINAKKLMQDIDQKVSAGDVEGAKTLCRNTRGPVASICYQGLMHISESLDDIERSVSGYGTVQAANLEKGCSWIKLFIAMAPSLGFLGTVIGMVMSFDQIQQAGDISPTIVASGMKVALITTIFGIIVALILQVFYNYILSKVEHLTSQMEESAVTLMDIIAKNK
- a CDS encoding ExbD/TolR family protein; amino-acid sequence: MLIRRKQHETPGLNTTSTADISFMLLIFFLVTTSMDVDKGLLRQLPSPEPQKKEQQQSVVDKANLMELRLTAGDTLLVNGKPMQVSQLKEETIRFVHRLGKKHLISIESDRDADYNLYFQMQNQLMEAYSQLRNETAQKKYHRDYALLNNDQKEQVRNICPQRITESYANAMTHADQRVDVNAEEKQGEENSTETATEQQKGGKQ
- a CDS encoding ExbD/TolR family protein, with the protein product MMNFHKKSHEVPGLNTSSLPDLIFSVLFFFMIVTHMRQVTLKVDCRLPQGKELTRLTKKSAVSHIYIGKPTKEMQAKYGTGTQIQLNDKFASAPEVMDYISAEKKRMSPEDQKLMTVSIKADQETKMGVITDVKQALRQAKALKISYSATEKGK
- a CDS encoding Lrp/AsnC family transcriptional regulator, with the translated sequence MSKQILDSLDRQILKLISQDARIPFLEVARACNVSGAAIHQRVAKLTNLGIIKGSQFIIDPEKIGYETCAYMGLYLKEPEKFDQVVEELKKIPEVVECHYTTGGFDMFIKIYALNNHHLLEIIHDKLQPLGLSRSETIISFNASINRQLSMQDLKSFNDDEEETDEEAAAEK
- a CDS encoding dihydrofolate reductase, with the protein product MLSIIACISKVHRAIGYKNRLLYAIPSDMTRFRMLTTGHTIIMGRKTFESLPNGALPNRRNIVISKTREQITGCEVYTSLEEALAARKEEAARKEEVGNKETVGSKEASDECFIIGGASIYEQALPFADKLYLTIVEKEPEHADTFFPEINPAEWEVTEKEMRNENGLPFTFLTLYRKQ
- a CDS encoding methyltransferase RsmF C-terminal domain-like protein produces the protein MKTLPEDFRTYTQVLMGEKLYQRLEHAILEEEAPTSIRINPFKCKDADGEPIPWCPETGRYLSTRPGFTFDPLLHAGLYYVQEASSMFVDMAIRQFVKEPVMMLDLCAAPGGKSTAVRAALPEGSLLFSNEPMRTRSQILAENVQKFGHPDMIVTNNYPRDYKKSKLQFDVILTDVPCSGEGMFRKDEGAIGEWSTQNVNNCWQLQREIVSDIWNCLKPGGILIYSTCTFNAHEDEENVDWICEELGAEVMALEGVEDAWNITRNLTGTDFPVYRFIPGVSRGEGLFMAILKKEGEWEAGSSAKENRKDKKKKDKKVAKGKGPEIPDGWLKADTEWMPAESNETVYAIPGRWKDIYDQAEKNLKVLHAGVKLGTDKGKGLIPDQALALSTMLNKDHFPQVELSYDDAIRYLRKEAVNLPADTPKGYVLITYRQVPIGWEKNIGNRANNLYPQEWKIKSSHGTGELFIVNSLQQE
- a CDS encoding DUF6249 domain-containing protein; protein product: MKKAILALALVMSIGATQVSLASSAPKHRYHPTTQQVDSKAAPASAAQPSASKDKDDEALEAYSDTTSTDSANYDDYDENDNRSVHSRYSLDNYDDPFDFIGSVFGGGALAVMIIFCIIFGLLFVFAPLIIVFLIVRYLMRRHNDRMKLAEMAMEKGINVPESDRPIDKQSDEYLVKRGLRNAFLGAGLCAMFAWWDADFLAGIGALVFFYGIGQTVIGSLPAIKDWWKNRHGDQGTGYNGTPV
- a CDS encoding RNA polymerase sigma factor — protein: MEKLSDISLVTKVVMLHDRKSFDLLVRKYQSPIRGFFLRQTLGDAQLSDDLAQDTFVKAYTHLSGFRGTASFSTWLYRIAYNVWYDYTRSHKETQDIDTPAVSSKNAQGAHTGLKMDLLKALQILNENERTCITLQLMDGLSIDKIAEVTGLAQGTIKSHLSRGKQKLASYLKQNGYDR
- a CDS encoding DUF5056 domain-containing protein; amino-acid sequence: MTDKINDKKLKSMKGEPLNPQDEELLQMFFSDCQMSEIPDDGFSDRVMQALPALPETDTAMSLVKRQRLEHLWTAACVAAGIIIAVVCQGWEQIQGWLFSMKIDFLLSGSRVLTHVADSIAHSQNLLMVLAGFVVLIMVWGYNELADARQ